One Eleginops maclovinus isolate JMC-PN-2008 ecotype Puerto Natales chromosome 22, JC_Emac_rtc_rv5, whole genome shotgun sequence DNA segment encodes these proteins:
- the ifngr1l gene encoding interferon gamma receptor 1-like isoform X2 encodes MDPGIFILEHQGIHTPPSEISLLHVPPLNLVRRLWYLLEPPTNVTLHCHNLHNVLKWNYDKLVPEMIFKVYVRSWNGKLDMLLVEPPAELQADLSPYSDPRNIYSVSVTAGIGRNESDFAPSENIEFSYFENAPFMSKSAQKCFLDFPLVNVTVLKAGTVRLRFTHPWLWYNPGYDTEMEDLPLFRYSVSLIDEKEHPHSTQCEESVCEQELLVDAAQKKHCLTISGSVKKISVRNQLQLCTVPFEEPSSYLVHGCVVGILLTLSAAAFVLFMVYRKKTNAAIAIPDFLTFTDPMKPDIQRDLKETIYEPEVTSRSPSQLDEEEDIKLVIPFSDEPGERMRLGVSAEGEGISDSVEVTNEEGSGYTHGRDLEADELLDSNQGISGYEKRPVLVSLVPGEPAEGYCA; translated from the exons atggatcctggcatttTCATCTTGGAACATCAGGGAA TTCACACGCCTCCGTCTGAGATTTCACTTTTGCACGTCCCGCCACTCAACTTAGTTCGGAGGCTTTGGTATTTGT TGGAGCCACCGACCAACGTCACCCTGCACTGCCACAACCTGCACAACGTGCTGAAGTGGAACTATGACAAACTCGTCCCCGAGATGATATTCAAAGTATATGTCCGCTCCTGGAATGG AAAACTGGATATGCTTTTGGTGGAACCACCAGCGGAGCTACAAGCCGACTTGTCACCTTATTCTGATCCCAGAAACATCTACTCTGTCTCCGTAACTGCGGGGATTGGAAGGAATGAGTCTGATTTTGCCCCTTCGGAAAACATAGAATTCAGCTATTTTGAGAACGCTCCATTCATGTCGAAATCGGCACAAAAAT GTTTTCTTGACTTCCCTTTGGTTAATGTCACCGTCCTAAAGGCTGGCACTGTCCGGCTTCGCTTCACCCATCCCTGGTTGTGGTACAACCCTGGATACGATACAGAGATGGAAGACCTTCCCTTGTTTCGATACAGTGTCTCCCTCATTGACGAG AAGGAGCACCCACATAGCACCCAGtgtgaggagagtgtgtgtgagcaagaaCTCCTAGTGGACGCTGCTCAGAAGAAACACTGTCTGACGATCTCTGGATCTGTGAAGAAGATATCAGTTAGAAACCAACTACAGTTATGCACCGTGCCATTCGAAGAACCATCGAGCT ATCTCGTCCATGGGTGCGTGGTGGGCATCCTGCTGACTTTGAGTGCGGCTGCCTTTGTCCTCTTCATGGTCTACCGAAAAAAGACCAATGCCGCAATTGCTATTCCAGATTTTTTG aCATTCACAGACCCAATGAAGCCTGACATCCAAAGAGACTTGAAAGAGACCATCTATGAGCCTGAAGTGACGTCCCGCTCACCCTCACAGTTGGACGAGGAGGAAGACATCAAGCTTGTTATCCCTTTTTCTGATGAGCCCGGCGAACGTATGCGCCTAGGAGTGTCGGCAGAGGGCGAAGGCATTTCCGACAGCGTGGAGGTAACGAATGAAGAAGGATCCGGCTACACGCACGGCAGAGACTTGGAAGCAGACGAGCTGCTAGATTCCAATCAGGGGATCTCTGGTTACGAGAAGCGTCCGGTGTTGGTGTCATTGGTTCCAGGTGAACCGGCGGAGGGATACTGCGCCTGA
- the ifngr1l gene encoding interferon gamma receptor 1-like isoform X5 codes for MDMATFHPVILFLPLVQVVLGHVEPPTNVTLHCHNLHNVLKWNYDKLVPEMIFKVYVRSWNGKLDMLLVEPPAELQADLSPYSDPRNIYSVSVTAGIGRNESDFAPSENIEFSYFENAPFMSKSAQKCFLDFPLVNVTVLKAGTVRLRFTHPWLWYNPGYDTEMEDLPLFRYSVSLIDEKEHPHSTQCEESVCEQELLVDAAQKKHCLTISGSVKKISVRNQLQLCTVPFEEPSSYLVHGCVVGILLTLSAAAFVLFMVYRKKTNAAIAIPDFLTFTDPMKPDIQRDLKETIYEPEVTSRSPSQLDEEEDIKLVIPFSDEPGERMRLGVSAEGEGISDSVEVTNEEGSGYTHGRDLEADELLDSNQGISGYEKRPVLVSLVPGEPAEGYCA; via the exons TGGAGCCACCGACCAACGTCACCCTGCACTGCCACAACCTGCACAACGTGCTGAAGTGGAACTATGACAAACTCGTCCCCGAGATGATATTCAAAGTATATGTCCGCTCCTGGAATGG AAAACTGGATATGCTTTTGGTGGAACCACCAGCGGAGCTACAAGCCGACTTGTCACCTTATTCTGATCCCAGAAACATCTACTCTGTCTCCGTAACTGCGGGGATTGGAAGGAATGAGTCTGATTTTGCCCCTTCGGAAAACATAGAATTCAGCTATTTTGAGAACGCTCCATTCATGTCGAAATCGGCACAAAAAT GTTTTCTTGACTTCCCTTTGGTTAATGTCACCGTCCTAAAGGCTGGCACTGTCCGGCTTCGCTTCACCCATCCCTGGTTGTGGTACAACCCTGGATACGATACAGAGATGGAAGACCTTCCCTTGTTTCGATACAGTGTCTCCCTCATTGACGAG AAGGAGCACCCACATAGCACCCAGtgtgaggagagtgtgtgtgagcaagaaCTCCTAGTGGACGCTGCTCAGAAGAAACACTGTCTGACGATCTCTGGATCTGTGAAGAAGATATCAGTTAGAAACCAACTACAGTTATGCACCGTGCCATTCGAAGAACCATCGAGCT ATCTCGTCCATGGGTGCGTGGTGGGCATCCTGCTGACTTTGAGTGCGGCTGCCTTTGTCCTCTTCATGGTCTACCGAAAAAAGACCAATGCCGCAATTGCTATTCCAGATTTTTTG aCATTCACAGACCCAATGAAGCCTGACATCCAAAGAGACTTGAAAGAGACCATCTATGAGCCTGAAGTGACGTCCCGCTCACCCTCACAGTTGGACGAGGAGGAAGACATCAAGCTTGTTATCCCTTTTTCTGATGAGCCCGGCGAACGTATGCGCCTAGGAGTGTCGGCAGAGGGCGAAGGCATTTCCGACAGCGTGGAGGTAACGAATGAAGAAGGATCCGGCTACACGCACGGCAGAGACTTGGAAGCAGACGAGCTGCTAGATTCCAATCAGGGGATCTCTGGTTACGAGAAGCGTCCGGTGTTGGTGTCATTGGTTCCAGGTGAACCGGCGGAGGGATACTGCGCCTGA
- the il22ra2 gene encoding interleukin-22 receptor subunit alpha-2, producing MTRLLLGAMLLGNLVVCCNAPAPEMLSKPTKVRFDSVDYKNVVLWTPPTNSSSLQYYVQWKIYGEDEWLDVDSCQRIQKPQCDLSALTSDLREWYYARVHASSPPASKSAWTLSPRFSPRGDTKISSPLLRLNSTEQGIVVRLKPPRLLVRKMHNSLQYKIYLIHSSGEEKVFDVDCRSKKLTLKDLKTKTKYCLQAQTLIPAQTKSSARSALKCFTTL from the exons ATGACCCGTCTGCTGCTGGGAGCCATGCTGCTGGGGAACCTGGTAGTCTGCTGCAACGCCCCAG CTCCAGAGATGCTCTCCAAACCCACCAAGGTGAGGTTTGACTCCGTGGACTACAAAAACGTTGTGCTCTGGACTCCGCCCACCAACAGCAGTTCACTGCAGTACTACGTCCAGTGGAAgat ttATGGCGAGGATGAGTGGTTGGATGTGGACAGCTGTCAGAGGATCCAGAAGCCTCAGTGTGACCTCAGcgccctgacctctgacctcagagAGTGGTATTACGCCAGAGTGCACGCCTCCTCTCCCCCTGCCAGCAAATCAGCCTGGACTCTCTCCCCGAGGTTCAGCCCGCGCGGGGACA CCAAAATCAGCTCTCCTTTATTGCGGCTGAACTCCACGGAGCAAGGCATTGTGGTCCGTCTGAAGCCCCCCAGGCTGCTCGTCAGGAAGATGCACAACAGTCTGCAATACAAGATCTACCTCATACACAGCAGTGGAGaagag aaGGTGTTTGATGTGGACTGCCGCTCCAAAAAGCTGACCCTGAAGGATCTGAAGACCAAGACCAAATACTGCCTCCAAGCCCAGACCCTGATCCCTGCGCAGACCAAGAGCAGCGCTCGGAGCGCCCTGAAATGTTTCACCACACTCTGA
- the ifngr1l gene encoding interferon gamma receptor 1-like isoform X4, with amino-acid sequence MDMATFHPVILFLPLVQVVLGHVEPPTNVTLHCHNLHNVLKWNYDKLVPEMIFKVYVRSWNGKLDMLLVEPPAELQADLSPYSDPRNIYSVSVTAGIGRNESDFAPSENIEFSYFENAPFMSKSAQKCFLDFPLVNVTVLKAGTVRLRFTHPWLWYNPGYDTEMEDLPLFRYSVSLIDEKEHPHSTQCEESVCEQELLVDAAQKKHCLTISGSVKKISVRNQLQLCTVPFEEPSSLDLVHGCVVGILLTLSAAAFVLFMVYRKKTNAAIAIPDFLTFTDPMKPDIQRDLKETIYEPEVTSRSPSQLDEEEDIKLVIPFSDEPGERMRLGVSAEGEGISDSVEVTNEEGSGYTHGRDLEADELLDSNQGISGYEKRPVLVSLVPGEPAEGYCA; translated from the exons TGGAGCCACCGACCAACGTCACCCTGCACTGCCACAACCTGCACAACGTGCTGAAGTGGAACTATGACAAACTCGTCCCCGAGATGATATTCAAAGTATATGTCCGCTCCTGGAATGG AAAACTGGATATGCTTTTGGTGGAACCACCAGCGGAGCTACAAGCCGACTTGTCACCTTATTCTGATCCCAGAAACATCTACTCTGTCTCCGTAACTGCGGGGATTGGAAGGAATGAGTCTGATTTTGCCCCTTCGGAAAACATAGAATTCAGCTATTTTGAGAACGCTCCATTCATGTCGAAATCGGCACAAAAAT GTTTTCTTGACTTCCCTTTGGTTAATGTCACCGTCCTAAAGGCTGGCACTGTCCGGCTTCGCTTCACCCATCCCTGGTTGTGGTACAACCCTGGATACGATACAGAGATGGAAGACCTTCCCTTGTTTCGATACAGTGTCTCCCTCATTGACGAG AAGGAGCACCCACATAGCACCCAGtgtgaggagagtgtgtgtgagcaagaaCTCCTAGTGGACGCTGCTCAGAAGAAACACTGTCTGACGATCTCTGGATCTGTGAAGAAGATATCAGTTAGAAACCAACTACAGTTATGCACCGTGCCATTCGAAGAACCATCGAGCT TAGATCTCGTCCATGGGTGCGTGGTGGGCATCCTGCTGACTTTGAGTGCGGCTGCCTTTGTCCTCTTCATGGTCTACCGAAAAAAGACCAATGCCGCAATTGCTATTCCAGATTTTTTG aCATTCACAGACCCAATGAAGCCTGACATCCAAAGAGACTTGAAAGAGACCATCTATGAGCCTGAAGTGACGTCCCGCTCACCCTCACAGTTGGACGAGGAGGAAGACATCAAGCTTGTTATCCCTTTTTCTGATGAGCCCGGCGAACGTATGCGCCTAGGAGTGTCGGCAGAGGGCGAAGGCATTTCCGACAGCGTGGAGGTAACGAATGAAGAAGGATCCGGCTACACGCACGGCAGAGACTTGGAAGCAGACGAGCTGCTAGATTCCAATCAGGGGATCTCTGGTTACGAGAAGCGTCCGGTGTTGGTGTCATTGGTTCCAGGTGAACCGGCGGAGGGATACTGCGCCTGA
- the ifngr1l gene encoding interferon gamma receptor 1-like isoform X3, which translates to MHAECRVNTPQHSSTHLQLEVHTPPSEISLLHVPPLNLVRRLWYLLEPPTNVTLHCHNLHNVLKWNYDKLVPEMIFKVYVRSWNGKLDMLLVEPPAELQADLSPYSDPRNIYSVSVTAGIGRNESDFAPSENIEFSYFENAPFMSKSAQKCFLDFPLVNVTVLKAGTVRLRFTHPWLWYNPGYDTEMEDLPLFRYSVSLIDEKEHPHSTQCEESVCEQELLVDAAQKKHCLTISGSVKKISVRNQLQLCTVPFEEPSSLDLVHGCVVGILLTLSAAAFVLFMVYRKKTNAAIAIPDFLTFTDPMKPDIQRDLKETIYEPEVTSRSPSQLDEEEDIKLVIPFSDEPGERMRLGVSAEGEGISDSVEVTNEEGSGYTHGRDLEADELLDSNQGISGYEKRPVLVSLVPGEPAEGYCA; encoded by the exons ATGCATGCGGAGTGTCGAGTAAACACTCCTCAGCACTCCTCTACTCACCTTCAGCTGGAAG TTCACACGCCTCCGTCTGAGATTTCACTTTTGCACGTCCCGCCACTCAACTTAGTTCGGAGGCTTTGGTATTTGT TGGAGCCACCGACCAACGTCACCCTGCACTGCCACAACCTGCACAACGTGCTGAAGTGGAACTATGACAAACTCGTCCCCGAGATGATATTCAAAGTATATGTCCGCTCCTGGAATGG AAAACTGGATATGCTTTTGGTGGAACCACCAGCGGAGCTACAAGCCGACTTGTCACCTTATTCTGATCCCAGAAACATCTACTCTGTCTCCGTAACTGCGGGGATTGGAAGGAATGAGTCTGATTTTGCCCCTTCGGAAAACATAGAATTCAGCTATTTTGAGAACGCTCCATTCATGTCGAAATCGGCACAAAAAT GTTTTCTTGACTTCCCTTTGGTTAATGTCACCGTCCTAAAGGCTGGCACTGTCCGGCTTCGCTTCACCCATCCCTGGTTGTGGTACAACCCTGGATACGATACAGAGATGGAAGACCTTCCCTTGTTTCGATACAGTGTCTCCCTCATTGACGAG AAGGAGCACCCACATAGCACCCAGtgtgaggagagtgtgtgtgagcaagaaCTCCTAGTGGACGCTGCTCAGAAGAAACACTGTCTGACGATCTCTGGATCTGTGAAGAAGATATCAGTTAGAAACCAACTACAGTTATGCACCGTGCCATTCGAAGAACCATCGAGCT TAGATCTCGTCCATGGGTGCGTGGTGGGCATCCTGCTGACTTTGAGTGCGGCTGCCTTTGTCCTCTTCATGGTCTACCGAAAAAAGACCAATGCCGCAATTGCTATTCCAGATTTTTTG aCATTCACAGACCCAATGAAGCCTGACATCCAAAGAGACTTGAAAGAGACCATCTATGAGCCTGAAGTGACGTCCCGCTCACCCTCACAGTTGGACGAGGAGGAAGACATCAAGCTTGTTATCCCTTTTTCTGATGAGCCCGGCGAACGTATGCGCCTAGGAGTGTCGGCAGAGGGCGAAGGCATTTCCGACAGCGTGGAGGTAACGAATGAAGAAGGATCCGGCTACACGCACGGCAGAGACTTGGAAGCAGACGAGCTGCTAGATTCCAATCAGGGGATCTCTGGTTACGAGAAGCGTCCGGTGTTGGTGTCATTGGTTCCAGGTGAACCGGCGGAGGGATACTGCGCCTGA
- the ifngr1l gene encoding interferon gamma receptor 1-like isoform X1: MDPGIFILEHQGIHTPPSEISLLHVPPLNLVRRLWYLLEPPTNVTLHCHNLHNVLKWNYDKLVPEMIFKVYVRSWNGKLDMLLVEPPAELQADLSPYSDPRNIYSVSVTAGIGRNESDFAPSENIEFSYFENAPFMSKSAQKCFLDFPLVNVTVLKAGTVRLRFTHPWLWYNPGYDTEMEDLPLFRYSVSLIDEKEHPHSTQCEESVCEQELLVDAAQKKHCLTISGSVKKISVRNQLQLCTVPFEEPSSLDLVHGCVVGILLTLSAAAFVLFMVYRKKTNAAIAIPDFLTFTDPMKPDIQRDLKETIYEPEVTSRSPSQLDEEEDIKLVIPFSDEPGERMRLGVSAEGEGISDSVEVTNEEGSGYTHGRDLEADELLDSNQGISGYEKRPVLVSLVPGEPAEGYCA, translated from the exons atggatcctggcatttTCATCTTGGAACATCAGGGAA TTCACACGCCTCCGTCTGAGATTTCACTTTTGCACGTCCCGCCACTCAACTTAGTTCGGAGGCTTTGGTATTTGT TGGAGCCACCGACCAACGTCACCCTGCACTGCCACAACCTGCACAACGTGCTGAAGTGGAACTATGACAAACTCGTCCCCGAGATGATATTCAAAGTATATGTCCGCTCCTGGAATGG AAAACTGGATATGCTTTTGGTGGAACCACCAGCGGAGCTACAAGCCGACTTGTCACCTTATTCTGATCCCAGAAACATCTACTCTGTCTCCGTAACTGCGGGGATTGGAAGGAATGAGTCTGATTTTGCCCCTTCGGAAAACATAGAATTCAGCTATTTTGAGAACGCTCCATTCATGTCGAAATCGGCACAAAAAT GTTTTCTTGACTTCCCTTTGGTTAATGTCACCGTCCTAAAGGCTGGCACTGTCCGGCTTCGCTTCACCCATCCCTGGTTGTGGTACAACCCTGGATACGATACAGAGATGGAAGACCTTCCCTTGTTTCGATACAGTGTCTCCCTCATTGACGAG AAGGAGCACCCACATAGCACCCAGtgtgaggagagtgtgtgtgagcaagaaCTCCTAGTGGACGCTGCTCAGAAGAAACACTGTCTGACGATCTCTGGATCTGTGAAGAAGATATCAGTTAGAAACCAACTACAGTTATGCACCGTGCCATTCGAAGAACCATCGAGCT TAGATCTCGTCCATGGGTGCGTGGTGGGCATCCTGCTGACTTTGAGTGCGGCTGCCTTTGTCCTCTTCATGGTCTACCGAAAAAAGACCAATGCCGCAATTGCTATTCCAGATTTTTTG aCATTCACAGACCCAATGAAGCCTGACATCCAAAGAGACTTGAAAGAGACCATCTATGAGCCTGAAGTGACGTCCCGCTCACCCTCACAGTTGGACGAGGAGGAAGACATCAAGCTTGTTATCCCTTTTTCTGATGAGCCCGGCGAACGTATGCGCCTAGGAGTGTCGGCAGAGGGCGAAGGCATTTCCGACAGCGTGGAGGTAACGAATGAAGAAGGATCCGGCTACACGCACGGCAGAGACTTGGAAGCAGACGAGCTGCTAGATTCCAATCAGGGGATCTCTGGTTACGAGAAGCGTCCGGTGTTGGTGTCATTGGTTCCAGGTGAACCGGCGGAGGGATACTGCGCCTGA